One region of Armigeres subalbatus isolate Guangzhou_Male chromosome 3, GZ_Asu_2, whole genome shotgun sequence genomic DNA includes:
- the LOC134221009 gene encoding uncharacterized protein LOC134221009 isoform X2, whose product METCPYLGDCSYSFRFPKEPAYGKEITIKAVLRESVQRFSINLCLDPPNPCEIDAEPGWIAYHFGIDFTDEGGNCRVTQRSRNVCWDEPSVCDDEFLNGRTIHIIFRLDEEKIKVYHEDTQQAPNYEYSPTLPIHLIRTVELRGDIDQVDAIELKYTTFPN is encoded by the exons ATGGAAACTTGCCCGTATTTGGGGGACTGTAGTTACTCTTTTCGATTTCCTAAAGAACCGGCATACGGGAAAGAAATTACAATAAAGGCTGTTCTTCGAGAAAGTGTACAAAG ATTTTCCATAAACTTATGCTTGGATCCACCGAATCCATGTGAGATAGACGCTGAACCGGGATGGATAGCGTATCATTTCGGGATAGACTTTACCGATGAAGGTGGCAATTGTAGAGTTACTCAACGCAGTAGAAACGTGTGCTGGGATGAACCGTCGGTCTGCGatgatgaatttttgaatggtCGAACCATACACATAATTTTTCGTTTggatgaagaaaaaataaaggtaTACCACGAAGATACGCAACAGGCGCCGAACTACGAATATAGTCCAACACTGCCAATTCATCTTATACGTACCGTCGAGCTGCGAGGAGACATAGACCAGGTGGATGCAATCGAACTGAAATATACGACATTTCCCAATTAG